Proteins encoded in a region of the Mycolicibacterium neoaurum genome:
- a CDS encoding VWA domain-containing protein yields MMSRRTRPPQPLAPHGIPGHLVDFVEALRGSGIAVGPSETVDAGRVMNVLGLGDRGALREGLACAVLRRPEHRDTYDALFDLWWPAALGDRTVIDEADADVRDAKDPTGPPEADIESMRQALVDMLGSDAELENLDDRLTAMIARIVEAYGRYNSSRGPSYSSYQALKSMALDDLEGRLLAGLLAPYGEEPTLTQQEIAKALAAQRISQLRRMVEAETKRRTAEQLGRNHVQMYGVPQLSENVEFLRASGEQLRQMRKTVQPLARTLATRLAAKRRRSRSGEIDLRKTLRRSMSTGGVPIDVVLKKPHPARPELVVLCDVSGSVAGFSHFTLMLVSALRQQFSRVRVFAFIDTTDEVSHMFGPEADLAVAVQRITREAGVYTRDGHSDYGHAFVSFTQNFPNVLSPRSSLLILGDARNNYRNPESELLTRMVNASRHAHWLNPEPRHLWGSGDSAVPRYQDLIPMHECRSAKQLASVIDGLLPV; encoded by the coding sequence CTGATGTCCCGACGCACCCGCCCGCCACAGCCGTTGGCGCCGCACGGAATCCCCGGCCACCTGGTGGATTTCGTCGAGGCGCTGCGCGGGTCCGGTATTGCGGTGGGGCCGTCGGAAACCGTCGACGCCGGCCGGGTGATGAACGTGCTCGGTCTCGGCGATCGCGGCGCGCTGCGCGAGGGACTGGCGTGTGCGGTGCTGCGCCGCCCGGAGCACCGGGATACCTATGACGCGTTGTTCGATCTGTGGTGGCCCGCGGCGCTGGGCGATCGCACGGTGATCGACGAGGCCGACGCCGACGTGCGTGACGCCAAGGACCCGACCGGCCCGCCCGAGGCGGATATCGAGAGCATGCGCCAGGCGCTGGTCGACATGCTGGGCTCCGATGCCGAACTGGAGAACCTCGACGACCGGCTGACGGCGATGATCGCCCGCATCGTGGAGGCCTACGGCCGGTACAACTCCAGCCGCGGACCGTCCTACTCGTCGTATCAGGCGCTCAAATCGATGGCCCTCGACGATCTGGAAGGGCGGCTGCTTGCCGGGTTGTTGGCCCCTTACGGTGAGGAACCGACTCTTACCCAGCAGGAGATCGCCAAGGCGCTGGCGGCGCAACGCATCTCCCAGCTGCGTCGCATGGTGGAAGCCGAGACCAAGCGCCGTACCGCCGAACAGCTCGGCCGGAACCACGTGCAGATGTACGGGGTGCCGCAACTGTCCGAGAACGTCGAGTTCCTGCGGGCCTCCGGCGAACAGCTGCGCCAGATGCGCAAGACCGTGCAACCGTTGGCCCGCACGCTGGCCACCCGGCTGGCGGCCAAACGCCGCCGCTCGCGCAGTGGTGAGATCGATTTACGCAAGACGCTGCGCAGATCGATGTCCACCGGCGGAGTGCCGATCGATGTCGTGTTGAAGAAACCGCACCCGGCCCGACCCGAGCTGGTGGTGCTCTGCGATGTGTCCGGTTCGGTGGCCGGCTTCAGTCACTTCACCTTGATGCTGGTATCCGCACTGCGCCAGCAGTTCTCCCGGGTGCGGGTGTTCGCCTTCATCGACACCACCGACGAGGTCAGCCACATGTTCGGTCCGGAGGCCGACCTTGCCGTCGCGGTGCAGCGCATCACCAGGGAGGCCGGTGTCTACACCCGCGACGGGCATTCCGATTACGGGCATGCCTTCGTCTCGTTCACCCAGAACTTCCCGAATGTGCTCTCGCCGCGCTCGTCGCTGCTGATCCTCGGTGACGCCCGCAACAACTACCGCAACCCCGAGAGCGAGCTGCTGACCCGGATGGTCAACGCCAGCAGGCATGCACACTGGCTCAATCCCGAGCCCAGGCACCTGTGGGGCAGCGGCGACTCGGCCGTGCCGCGCTACCAGGACCTGATCCCCATGCACGAGTGCCGGTCGGCCAAGCAGCTGGCCTCGGTGATCGACGGTCTGCTCCCCGTCTGA
- a CDS encoding glutamate-5-semialdehyde dehydrogenase — protein sequence MSAQVLDLKQQVHDAAVAARIASRRLATLSTAEKNRALHTAADSLLAQVAVILAANAEDLDAARAAGTAEAMLDRLALNPQRVDGIAAGLRQVAGLPDPIGEVLRGSTLPNGLQLRQQRVPLGVVGIVYEGRPNVTVDAFGLTLKSGNAVLLRGSSSAARSNAALVGSLREALVAEGLPADAVALLPSEDRSSVTHLIQARGLVDVVIPRGGAGLIDAVVRDATVPTIETGVGNCHVFVHAAADLDVAERILLNAKTRRPSVCNAAETLLVDRAVADTAVPRLVTALQDAGVTVHLDPSEEELRAEFLSMDIAVQIVDGVDGAIDHINTYGTGHTEAIVTTELAAAQRFTGQVDAAAVMVNASTAFTDGEQFGFGAEIGISTQKLHARGPMGLSELTSTKWIVWGDGQTRPA from the coding sequence ATGAGCGCGCAGGTCCTCGATCTCAAGCAGCAGGTCCACGATGCCGCCGTCGCGGCCCGCATCGCGTCGCGCCGCCTGGCCACCCTGAGCACCGCCGAGAAGAACCGCGCTCTGCACACGGCAGCCGACAGCCTGCTTGCCCAGGTCGCGGTGATCCTGGCGGCCAACGCCGAGGACCTCGATGCCGCCCGCGCCGCCGGGACCGCCGAGGCCATGCTGGACCGGCTCGCCCTCAACCCGCAGCGGGTCGACGGCATCGCCGCCGGTCTGCGACAGGTGGCCGGACTGCCCGACCCGATCGGGGAGGTGCTGCGCGGCAGCACCCTGCCCAATGGTCTGCAGCTGCGCCAGCAGCGGGTACCGCTGGGGGTCGTCGGCATCGTCTACGAGGGGCGGCCCAACGTCACCGTCGACGCCTTCGGTCTGACCCTCAAGTCCGGTAACGCGGTGCTGTTGCGCGGTAGCTCGTCGGCGGCGCGTTCCAATGCCGCTCTGGTGGGTTCGCTGCGCGAGGCCTTGGTCGCCGAAGGCCTGCCCGCCGACGCCGTTGCGCTACTGCCGAGTGAGGACCGCTCGAGCGTCACCCACCTCATCCAGGCGCGCGGTCTGGTCGATGTGGTGATCCCGCGCGGCGGTGCCGGGCTGATCGATGCCGTGGTCCGCGATGCCACCGTGCCGACCATCGAAACCGGCGTCGGAAACTGCCACGTGTTCGTGCACGCCGCGGCCGATCTCGACGTCGCCGAGCGAATCCTGCTCAACGCGAAGACCCGTCGGCCCAGTGTCTGCAATGCCGCCGAGACCCTGCTGGTGGACCGCGCGGTCGCCGATACCGCGGTGCCCCGGCTGGTCACCGCCCTGCAGGACGCCGGGGTGACGGTGCACCTGGACCCCAGCGAGGAGGAACTGCGCGCTGAGTTCCTTTCGATGGACATCGCCGTGCAGATCGTCGACGGTGTCGATGGCGCCATCGACCACATCAACACCTATGGCACCGGACACACCGAGGCCATCGTCACCACCGAATTGGCTGCCGCCCAACGCTTCACCGGGCAGGTCGACGCCGCGGCGGTCATGGTGAACGCGTCGACGGCGTTCACCGACGGTGAGCAGTTCGGGTTCGGCGCCGAGATCGGGATCTCCACCCAGAAGCTGCACGCCCGCGGCCCGATGGGGTTGTCCGAACTGACTTCGACCAAATGGATCGTCTGGGGTGACGGTCAGACCCGTCCGGCCTGA
- the rsfS gene encoding ribosome silencing factor: MTATAEAVQMATIAARAASDKLADDVVVIDVSEQLVITDCFVIASASNERQVNAIVDEIEDKMRAAGHKPARREGTREGRWTLLDYVDIVVHVQHTEEREFYALERLWRDCPTVPVDLGDPRDGAQ; this comes from the coding sequence GTGACCGCAACGGCAGAAGCAGTACAGATGGCCACGATCGCGGCCCGTGCCGCCTCGGACAAGCTGGCCGACGATGTCGTCGTGATCGACGTCTCCGAGCAGTTGGTCATCACCGATTGCTTCGTGATCGCCTCGGCGTCCAATGAGCGCCAGGTCAACGCGATCGTCGACGAGATCGAGGACAAGATGCGCGCGGCCGGTCACAAGCCGGCCCGCCGCGAGGGCACCCGTGAGGGCCGCTGGACCCTGTTGGACTACGTCGACATCGTGGTGCACGTCCAGCACACCGAGGAGCGCGAGTTCTACGCCCTCGAGCGGCTGTGGCGGGATTGCCCGACGGTCCCGGTCGATCTCGGTGATCCGCGGGACGGCGCGCAGTGA
- the nadD gene encoding nicotinate-nucleotide adenylyltransferase encodes MATRRRLGVMGGTFDPVHHGHLVAASEVADQFDLDEVVFVPTGQPWQKRDRAVTAPEDRYLMTVIATAANPRFSVSRVDIDRGGPTYTKDTLRDLAALNPDTDLYFITGADALASILSWQNWEELFSLARFVGVSRPGYELDGEHIAAAMEELPDDALSLVEIPALAISSSDCRLRAQQSRPIWYLVPDGVVQYVSKRNLYTPTAEEARS; translated from the coding sequence GTGGCCACGCGACGCAGGTTGGGAGTGATGGGCGGGACGTTCGACCCCGTGCATCACGGGCACCTGGTGGCCGCCAGCGAGGTGGCCGATCAGTTCGACCTCGACGAGGTGGTGTTCGTTCCCACCGGCCAGCCCTGGCAGAAGCGCGACCGCGCGGTCACCGCGCCGGAGGACCGCTATCTGATGACGGTGATTGCGACCGCGGCCAACCCGCGATTCTCGGTCAGTCGTGTCGACATCGACCGCGGCGGCCCCACCTACACCAAGGACACGCTGCGTGACCTGGCGGCGCTGAATCCGGACACCGATCTGTACTTCATCACCGGTGCCGACGCGCTGGCCTCGATCCTGTCCTGGCAGAACTGGGAGGAACTGTTCTCCCTTGCCCGGTTCGTCGGGGTGAGCAGGCCCGGCTACGAACTCGACGGGGAGCATATCGCCGCGGCGATGGAGGAGCTCCCCGACGACGCGCTGTCGCTGGTGGAGATCCCGGCCCTGGCGATCTCATCGAGTGACTGCAGGCTGCGCGCCCAGCAGTCCCGCCCCATCTGGTACCTGGTGCCCGACGGGGTGGTCCAGTACGTATCCAAACGCAATCTCTACACACCCACCGCCGAGGAGGCCAGGTCGTGA
- a CDS encoding MoxR family ATPase codes for MSVPARPAPLFADIDDVAKRLAETGYLPDKATATAVFLADRLGKPLLVEGPAGVGKTELARAIAQTTGSELVRLQCYEGVDESRALYEWNHAKQILRIQAGTAGGTAAGDWDQTKTDVFGEEFLLSRPLLTAIRRTDPTVLLIDETDKADIEIEGLLLEVLSDFAVTVPELGTIKAERAPLVVLTSNATRELSEALKRRCLFLHIDFPDAELERRILLSRVPELPETIAAELVRIIGVLRGMQLKKLPSVAETIDWGRTVLALGMDTIDDEMIAATLGVILKNQSDQIKAAGELRLN; via the coding sequence TTGAGCGTCCCCGCCCGCCCAGCGCCCCTGTTCGCCGATATCGACGATGTCGCCAAGCGACTCGCCGAGACCGGGTATCTGCCCGACAAGGCCACTGCCACGGCGGTGTTCCTTGCCGATCGGCTCGGCAAGCCGCTGCTGGTTGAGGGACCGGCCGGCGTCGGCAAGACCGAACTGGCCCGCGCGATCGCGCAGACCACCGGCAGCGAACTGGTCCGGCTGCAGTGCTACGAGGGGGTCGACGAATCCCGGGCGCTCTACGAGTGGAACCACGCCAAGCAGATACTTCGCATCCAGGCGGGCACCGCGGGTGGCACCGCCGCCGGAGACTGGGATCAGACCAAGACCGATGTCTTCGGTGAGGAATTCCTGCTCAGCAGGCCGCTGCTGACCGCCATCCGGCGCACCGATCCGACCGTGCTGCTCATCGACGAGACCGACAAGGCCGATATCGAGATCGAGGGTCTGCTGCTGGAGGTGCTCTCCGACTTCGCGGTCACCGTGCCGGAGTTGGGGACCATCAAGGCCGAGCGGGCGCCACTGGTGGTGCTGACCTCCAACGCCACCCGCGAACTTTCCGAGGCGCTCAAGCGGCGCTGCCTGTTTCTGCACATCGACTTCCCCGACGCGGAGTTGGAGCGGCGCATCCTGCTCTCCCGTGTCCCGGAGTTGCCGGAAACGATTGCGGCCGAACTGGTTCGCATCATCGGTGTGCTGCGTGGCATGCAGCTCAAGAAGCTGCCCTCGGTGGCCGAGACCATCGACTGGGGCCGCACGGTGCTGGCGCTCGGCATGGACACCATCGACGACGAGATGATCGCCGCCACCCTCGGTGTCATCCTGAAGAACCAGTCCGATCAGATCAAGGCGGCGGGAGAGCTGAGGCTGAACTGA